Below is a genomic region from Atribacteraceae bacterium.
TGGAGCATGGCGGCGGCGATTTCCGGTGCGTAGGAAAGATGGGTAATGCGGGCCTCCATAACTTCCAGTCCGGCCATCTCCACTTTTTCCTGAATTTCTACCCGGAGTTTTTCCGCTACCTCCTGACTGCTGCCGCGTAAAGACATTTCACTGTCTTGGTCAGGTGTGTCGTAGGGATAGTTCCGAACTATGTTACGCAGCGCGGAGTCACACTGTATGGAAAGAAACTCCTTGAAATTGTCGACATTAAATACCGCCTTGGCTGTGTTAACTACTTTCCAGATTACAACCACCCCTATAATGATCGGGTTGCCCAGTTTGTCGTTTATTTTTTGCTGGTCATTGTTTAGCGTAATGGCTTTCAGCGAGATGACCTTACTCGGTGCGGACAGGCGCTGAGCCTTGTCCAGTCCGGCCGACAGAATAGCGGTAGCAATGCCAGTCGTGGAAGCGGCCGGATTCAGGGCGCTGACAAAGGGATTGACAAAGAAAAACCCTTCGCGCTTAAGCGATCCGTAGTATTTTCCAAAAAGGGTCAAGACCAGCGCCTCATTAGGACGCAGTACTTTCAACCCGGCAAAGATGATGGATCCGACAAATAGATAAGCAAGCCCTGCAACGATCAAAATGGTGCCAAGTGCGTTATCC
It encodes:
- a CDS encoding SPFH domain-containing protein codes for the protein MSEKAIVREGLVHHEEIRPPAMAGMPILLLNIILMGAAVAAMVRGIMRFEAGGDNALGTILIVAGLAYLFVGSIIFAGLKVLRPNEALVLTLFGKYYGSLKREGFFFVNPFVSALNPAASTTGIATAILSAGLDKAQRLSAPSKVISLKAITLNNDQQKINDKLGNPIIIGVVVIWKVVNTAKAVFNVDNFKEFLSIQCDSALRNIVRNYPYDTPDQDSEMSLRGSSQEVAEKLRVEIQEKVEMAGLEVMEARITHLSYAPEIAAAMLQRQQASAIVDARQLIVEGAVGMVEMALTKLSENGIVKLDEERKAAMVSNLLVVLCGNRDVQPIVNSGTLYS